The Balearica regulorum gibbericeps isolate bBalReg1 chromosome 12, bBalReg1.pri, whole genome shotgun sequence genome includes a region encoding these proteins:
- the STRA6 gene encoding receptor for retinol uptake STRA6, with the protein MAANISGGTRDALLDNGFAGTDDLVSDWYIYETVEPAVPRDDMFPSIIPDCDPTVSPRLYHICMAPISLAVLVGLSLLVKRRRLHRSCWNGVPGLLSPANFLEEEGNRGLVAAVFGILFSSLCVLVLDRDPLPLLTHASQSTREYWKILALLYYPAFYYPLIACATVRHRLSYLVGCLLSWCHCVVHIWQKVDCPQSPKIYRYYSTLSYVPIILCLVLLSLWYPALLIRSFTEQEETLDKEVTGRGYYKKYLKAILSKRPRKGSSAKIDENLLSRVQTYLRSYIYAPEEGFQIPLKLVLSITAAVIAVYQVALLLLVAVVPTIQIVRAGMTKDIVVLLVQFGLVPSESPAIPGDMEKELNTVKYYLWSLEVCYICSLVLCCLLTCAMLLRTLVMHRKNLKALYQGAVLDVFYKAHILRPSRQAIVCWMSFASFQTAFACLGLLIQQVIFFICSVGFTFLFVIPLQSGTNTHLFKIIQNMWPFWLTLVVAVIVQNLAAHYQFLEQQPLQKELTNRRALYIVTYLLFPINVLVGVLAGVWRMVISGLYNAIHFCQLDISLLNRGVETFDPGYHTYCHYLKIEVSQSHPVMKAFCLLLLQLAKPEGPPGVRASNVEEGIQLMQPKKVPPSRARFKQSRARWWLAYTLLNNPSLTACRKTALSDPTANGTQLSPPKP; encoded by the exons CATGTTTCCCAGCATAATCCCAGACTGCGACCCCACCGTTTCTCCCAGGCTGTATCACATCTGCATGGCGCCCATCTCC CTGGCCGTGCTCGTGGGCTTGTCCTTGCTGGTGAAACGCAGGCGTCTCCACCGGAGCTGCTGGAACGGCGTCCCGGGATTGCTCAG CCCAGCCAACTTTTTGGAAGAGGAAGGCAACCGAGGGCTGGTGGCCGCGGTGTTCGGCATCCTGTTCTCCTCCCTCTGCGTGCTGGTCCTGGACAGGGACCCTCTGCCGCTCCTCACCCACGCCTCTCAGAGCACCCGGG AGTACTGGAAGATCTTGGCTTTGCTCTACTACCCTGCCTTCTACTATCCCCTGATTGCCTGTGCCACCGTCCGGCACAGGCTCAGCTACCTCGTGGGCTGCCTGCTCTCCTGGTGCCACTGCGTGGTCCACATCTGGCAGAAGGTGGATTGTCCCCAGTCGCCAAAG ATATACAGGTACTACTCCACGCTCTCTTATGTCCCCATCATCCTCTGCCTTGTGCTCTTAAGCCTTTGGTATCCAGCCCTGCTCATCAGGAGCTTCACCGAGCAGGAGGAGACCTTGGATAAGGAG GTTACGGGGCGAGGGTATTACAAGAAGTACCTAAAGGCCATCCTGTCCAAACGCCCTCGGAAGGGGAG ctccgCGAAGATAGACGAGAACCTCCTGTCAAGGGTCCAGACGTATTTACGCTCCTACATCTACGCTCCTGAGGAAG GTTTCCAGATCCCGCTGAAGCTCGTCCTGTCCATAACCGCAGCCGTGATCGCTGTTTACCAG GttgccctgctgctcctggtaGCCGTCGTCCCCACCATCCAGATCGTACGGGCCGGGATGACGAAGGACATCGTGGTGTTGTTGGTCCAGTTTGGCTTGGTGCCCTCGGAGAGCCCAGCCATCCCGGGTGACATGGAGAAGGAGCTCAACACCGTCAAGTACTACCTGTGGTCGCTGGAAG TCTGCTACATCTGCTCGctggtgctgtgctgcctgctgacCTGCGCCATGCTGCTGAGGACGCTGGTGATGCACAG gaAGAACCTGAAAGCGCTCTACCAAGGGGCCGTGCTGGATGTTTTCTACAAAGCCCATATCCTCCGCCCGTCCCGACAAGCCATCGTCTGCTGGATGAGCTTTGCCAGCTTCCAGACGGCTTTTGCCTGCCTGG GTCTCCTCATCCAGCAAGTgattttcttcatctgctcggtGGGGTTTACCTTCCTCTTCGTCATCCCGCTCCAGTCCGGCACTAACACGCACCTCTTCAAAATCATTCAGAACATGTG GCCCTTCTGGTTGACCCTGGTGGTTGCAGTCATCGTGCAAAATTTGGCAGCTCACTACCAATTCCTAGAGCAGCAACCCCTCCAGAAGGAGCTCACCAACAG GCGAGCTCTCTACATAGTCACCTACCTGCTCTTCCCCATCAACGTCCTGGTGGGTGTCCTGGCCGGGGTGTGGAGGATGGTCATTTCTGGCCTTTATAACGCCATCCACTTCTGCCAGCTGGACATCAGCCTGCTGAACCGCGGCGTGGAGACCTTCGACCCAG GCTACCACACGTACTGCCACTATCTGAAAATCGAGGTCAGCCAGTCCCACCCGGTgatgaaagctttttgcttgctgcttctccagctaGCCAAGCCGGAGGGCCCGCCGGGGGTCCGGGCCAGCAACGTGGAAGAAG GCATCCAGCTGATGCAGCCCAAGAAGGTGCCGCCGAGCAGAGCCAGGTTCAAGCAGAGCCGAGCCCGGTGGTGGCTGGCCTACACCCTCCTCAACAACCCCTCGCTGACTGCTTGCCGGAAAACCGCCCTCTCCGACCCCACGGCCAACGGcacccagctcagcccccccAAGCCCTGA